In Arthrobacter sp. CJ23, the genomic window TGCCGATGACGCTGGCGAGGGCAATTTTGCGCATTTTCGCGAGGTCAAGCCTGGCTGTTGATGCGGGGGCAGTATCTACCGTTGGGGACATCAGGTTCTCCAGAGGGGTAAGGGCGAATGCCCGAAGAGGATGCAATCAACTATTCGGTGTCGCATACCACACTTCAATGGCTGAAGTCCCAGCAAAAAGCGGGCACAAATGTGATTTCACACAAGCGCCTGTGAGGGTATTAAAAGGGCCGTTAAGCCAGGCCGCCACCAGCCTGCTGCCTGCGCCGGGACCGTGGGTCACACTTGGGCGGAAAGCTCGTGCCGTGTCAGGTTCAGATACACCTTGCCGCCTTCAACCCGGTTGATTGCATCTGCAGCCGCATAGGAGTCGCCGGCCCAGAAGCGGCGGGCATCGATCTTGATGTAGCCCGAATGGAACAACCGCCGCGCCATCAACTCGGGTACTTTCGGTTCCTTGCCGAAGACGGCACTGAGTCCGAGGTTGAGCAAATCCTGTTGGGAGGCTGTCGCGGCTTCTTCGAACGTCTCGGCCTTCGCGTTGGGCGGAACGATGTGCTCAACGGTGCCGATATCTTCCCCCGACACATCAACAACCCTCATGCCCTTGGACACGGATTCCAAGACGTCCACGTTCGTCCTCCTCCACTCGCCTGCATGGTATTCCTCCGCCATGCTTTTGCCAGGGCGCGGTCGCTGGAAACCCGGCGCCTAAAGCCGCACCCCGGACAATTTCATTACGGCACCGTTGCGCCTTACGGTCAAGGGGCACAGCCCTGACAGGGCGTTAACCCGTGCGAAGTGGCGCTCGCGGGCGCTAAGCCCAGGCCACCACCAGCCGTGCGGCCTGCGCCGGGACCGTCAGATCGATGCCCGTGAGCTCCTGGAAGCGGTTGAGCCGGTTGAGGATGGTGTTCCGGTGGCAGAACAATTCCTGCGCCGTGGTGGTGATGTTTCCCGTGGACAGGAAGTGGCGCACGGTTTCCTCCAGCCGTTCCCGTTCCCCGCCCCGGCACTCGGCAAGGGCGGATTCGAGGTCCGCCCACAGATCGAGCCCGGCGTCCTGGAGCTGCTGCTTGGCCAGCCGGGCCCAGGCCGCCGCCGCGGTCAACGGGCCGCGGTCCGCGGGCCGCAGCAGCAGGGCCAGGCGCTCCGCCGTCCGGGCCGCAGAAGGAAGCCCGCGCAGGCCGGAAAACCCCTCCACGTAGCCGCAGGGTATTCCCGCAATGCCGGCGGGAAGATAGTGCGGTCCGCCCGGCTTCAGGCCCGTGCTGTGTGGTCGGTTCAACGCCCAGAACACGTAGGTGCTGCCGCCGAATTCATGGACAAACAGCCGCTGTGAGGGCTGGGGCCAGCCCCCTTGGGCGGCAACGGTCCGCAGCCTGGACGCGGCCTCGCCGCTGGCCGCCACGATCGAGAACGTAGCCTCGGGATCCGTGACCAGGGCCGCGGACGCCTGGCTGATGGTGTCCTGTGACAGCTCGGACTTGCTGAACAGCCGGGCGATGAATTCGCGGCGGATGTTCGATTCCTCCTGGGCCATCCGGACGCGTTCGGCCGAGTAACTGGAGTGCGTCTGCGTGGCGAACTCATCCACCACGCGCCACACCTGGTCAACGTGGGAGGTCAGGAGCACGGCGTCTTCCGGTTTCGAGAGGTGCAGCAGGTCTGCCCAGAGAATGCTGAAGTCCAGCCTCACCGCCGAGATCAATGCGTCCGGCGAGATGCCGGCGCGTGCCCGTTTGGCACCGAGTTCCGAAGAATAGCGCACCAGGGAGTCGTGGCCCCCGCTGCGGCTTGAGCGCTGCAGTTCGTGGTCCCGCAGTCCGTCCACCAGCCGCCGGAACGTCTCCCGCGCCGTCTCCCGCAGCTCCGGAACGCTCACCCTGTTGTCCGCATATTCGGGGATCTCCTGGACCCGTTCCATGAACAGCTCGGCAAGTTCATCCAGCCGTCCGTGCAACCGCTCCACCAGTTCTCCCCAGCGGGGGGAATCGCCCGGGATTTCAAAGTTGTGCATTTACACATTCTAGGGCGGTTTTTCCGTGGCGCAGAGCTAGTTATTTTGGGAGAAGCTACTGGCAGTATGGGACTAGTCACTCTTGAGTGAGTCCAATCACAGCCGCAGGGAGCCCCAACGTCCCCGGCACCGTTCGAAATATTTTGGAGTAATGATGGCCAGCAGCGCAGGCAGCGCCACCACGGACCTGCATCCGGCGGCGCCCCGCATCGTCGATGAAAGCGTCACCAGGAAGGTAGCGCTGGCCGCCCTCGTGGGCACAGCGCTGGAGTGGTACGACTTCTTCCTCTTCACCACGGCTGCTGCCCTGGTGTTCAACGCCCAGTTCTTCGTCTCACAGGATCCGTTCGTGGCAGCCATGGGATCGTTCGCCACGCTCGCGGTAGGTTTCGTGGCCCGCCCGATCGGCGGCTTCATCTTCGGTGCCCTTGGCGACAAGGTGGGCCGCAAGAAGATCCTCATGGTCACCATCGTCGGCATCGGCATTGTCACAGGGCTGATCGGACTGCTGCCGAACTACATGACCATCGGCCTGGCCGCGCCCATCCTGCTGGTAGCCCTCCGCATCGTCCAGGGCCTCGCCGTCGGCGGTGAGTGGAGCGGCGCGGTGATCATCGCCGTCGAGAATGCGCCGGTGGAAAAGCGCGCCCGCTACGCCGCCCTGCCGCAGATCGGGTCCCCGATCGGCACCATCCTGTCCTCCGGCGGCTTCTTCGGCATGCTGTTCCTGGTGGGCCAGAGCAACTTCGACGCCTGGGGCTGGCGCATCCCGTTCATCGCCGCCATCCCGCTGCTGGCCATCTCTCTGTGGATCCGCAGCCGCCTGAGCGAATCACCCGAATTCGAAGCCCTCATGGAGTCCGGCGAAACCGAACACGCCCCCATCCGCGGCGTTCTGAAGAACAGCTGGCGCCAGATCCTGGTGGGCATGTGCTCGGCCCTGCTCGGCATCGGCGGCTTCTACCTCATCACCAGCTTCGTGGTCTTCTACGGCACCAAGGTCCTCAAACTGCCCTCCGAACTGCTGCTCCTAGGCACCCTGCTGGCCGCCGCCCTGGAGATCGGCGCCCTGATCTGGGCCGGCCGCCTGGGCGAAAAGTTCGGCGCCAGCAAGGTCATCCTGTGGGGCGGCGTGGCCTCGGCGATCGTCGCCGTCCCGGTTTTCCTGGCCATCGACAGCCGCAACCCGTTCCTGGTGGTCGCCGGCATGATGGTCGGCGTTGCCGTCCTCTCCATCCCGTACGCAGTCTCCGGCACCGCACTGACGGCCCTGTTCGCCACCAAGGTGCGCTACACCGGCGTCGCCATCACCTCCAACACCGCGGGCGTCATCTCCGGCTTCGTGCCGCTGATCGCCACCGCGCTGGTGGCCGCCAACGGCAACTCCTACTGGCCCGGCGCCATCATCCTCCTGGTGGTGTCCGCACTGACCGCGCTCTCCGGCCTGTTCCTCCCCGGCCTTTCCATCGAAGAAGAAGGAATGAAGCATTGAGCACCACTACCGCAGGCCACCTGATCGTTGCCCAACTGGAACGCGCCGGCATCAAGCGCGTGTACGGCGTCCCCGGCGAAAGCTACCTGGACGTCCTGGACGGCCTCCACGGCTCCTCCATCGAAACAGTGGTGACCCGCCACGAAGGCGGCGCAGGCTTCATGGCCCTCACCGAAGGCCGCCTGACGGAACTGCCCGGCGTCGCCATGGTGACCCGCGGCCCCGGTGCCGCCAACGCCTTCATCGCCATCCACACGGCACACCAGGACGCCACCCCGATGATCCTTTTCGTGGGCCTCATCCCGGTGGCAGACCGCGGCCGGGAGTCCTTCCAGGAATTCGACATCAACGCCTGGTTCGGCAGCACCGCCAAGAAAGTGGTGACTTTGGACGACGCTGCCTCCGCGGCCCGCGTGGTGGACGACGCCATCTTCACCGCCCTCAGCGGACGCCCGGGCCCCGTGGTGATCGGCCTGCCCGAGGACGTCCTGGTCCACGTCATCAACGAAGCCACGGTGGAACCGCGCAAGGTCTCCCGCCCGGAGCCTTCGGCCGCGGACTTGGCCGGGCTCGAAGCCCGCCTCGCCGCGGCAAGCAAGCCGCTGATCGTGGTGGGCGGCGAGGGCTGGACCCAGGAATCCGGCGAAGCCTTGGCCGGCTGGGCCGGCCGCCACGGCATTCCCGTGCTCGCGGATTTCCGCGCCTACGACGCCGTCCCGCACCGCTCCGACGCCTACGCCGGTTTCCTGGGCTACGGTCGCAGCGACGCCAACGCCGAACGCCTGGACGCCGCGGACCTGATCGTCTTCCTTGGCTGCGTGCGCGGCGATGTCCTCTCCGACGGCTACACCCGCGGCCTCGCAGCGACCACCGTGGTGGTCAACGCCGACGCCGATCTCCTGGGCCACTTCGGCCGGGCAGACCAGCACATCACCGCCGACGTCACCGCCTTCTCCTCGGCCCTCGCCGCCACCGCCTCCGCCGTGCAGCCGGCCGCCGGCTGGTTCGCCGACGCCCGCGCCGACTACCTCAAGTTCTCCTCCGCCCAGCCCGACGGCGGTACGGGCGTGGACCTGGGCGTCGTGATGGAGATCCTCAAGCAGGAAATGGCCGACGACGCCGTGCTCACCTTCGGCGCCGGCAACCACGCCCTGTGGCCGGCCCGCTACCTGCAGCACAACAGCGCCAACTCCCTGGCCGCCCCGCGCAACGGAGCCATGGGCATGGGCATCCCCGCCGCCGTGGCCGCCTCCCTGGCCTACCCGGGCCGGCAGGTCATTTCCGTGGCCGGCGACGGCTGCTTCATGATGAACGGCCAGGAAATCGCTACCGCCATGGGCCACGGAGCCCGGTTCATTGTGCTGGTGGTGGACAACGGCATTTTCGCCACCATCCGCGAACACCAGGAAGCCCACTACCCGGGCCGCCCCTCCGGCACGCACATGACCAACCCGGATTTCGCCGCCCTGGCCCGCTCCTACGGCGGCTACGGCGAGCGCATCGACAAGGCCGAGGACTTCGCCGCCGCGTTCCGCCGCGCTGTCGAGTCCGGGCTGCCGGCCGTGCTGCACCTCCCGCAGGACCCCACCACCCGTTCCCCCAAGAGCAACTGACTGGAGCCCCCGTGATCACGCTCAAGAACATCATCAACGGCCAGGCCGTTGATGCCCCGGCCAGCCTTCCCTTCTTCGACCCCAGCACCGGGGTGCAGATCGGCACCGCCCCGGACAGCGACGCGGCCGCCGTCGACGCCGCCTTCCAGGCCGCTGCCGCAGCTTTCACAACGTACAAGCGCACGACGCCGGGCGAACGCCAGGCGCTGCTGCTGCAGCTCGCGGACCTCATCGAAGCCAACGCGGACCGCCTCCTTGAGGCCGAGGTCGCGTGCACGGGCAAGCCCCGGGCCGCGACCCGCGAACTGGAGATCCTGCGCGGCGCGGACCAGCTGCGCTTCTTCGCCGGCGCCTGCCGGGTGGTGTCCGGAATGGCCTCCACCGAGTACGTGCAGGGCTTCACCTCCACCATCCGCCGCGAGCCGCTGGGCGTGGTCGCCCAGATCACCCCGTGGAACTACCCGTTCATGATGGCCATCTGGAAGATCGGCCCGGCGCTGGCCGCCGGCAACACCCTGGTCCTCAAGCCTGCCGACACCACCCCGTGGTCCACGGTGCTCCTGGGCGAGCTGGCCCAGGAGGTGTTCCCGGCCGGCGTGGTGAACATCGTCTGCGGCGGCCGCGACGCCGGGGCCGCCATGGTGGACCACGAGATCCCGGAAATGGTGTCCATCACCGGCTCCACCCGGGCCGGGGCGCAGGTCATGTCCGCCGCGTCCAAGACCCTCAAGGATGTCCACCTGGAGCTCGGCGGCAAGGCACCGGCGATCGTGTTCGCGGACGTGGACATCGCCCGGACGGCGCAGGAAATCGCGCTGAGCGCCTTCTTCAATGCCGGCCAGGACTGCACCGCCGTGACCCGCGTGATCGTGGAGCAGTCCATCCACGCCGAGTTCGCCGCCGCCCTCGGGGCTGCGGCCGCGGCACTGGCCGTGGGCGGCGAGGACGCTGACCTTGGCCCGCTGAACAGTGCCGCCCAGCTGGAACGGGTGGAGGGCTTCATGACCCGGCTGCCGGCCAACGCCACGGTGGTTTCCGGCGGCAAGCGCACCGGCACCGGCTACTACTTCGAGCCCACCGTGATCGACGGCGTCTTCCAGGGCGACGAGGTGGTGTGCGACGAGATCTTCGGCCCCGTGGTCACCGTGCAGCCCTTCGCCACGGAGGAAGAGGCAATCGAGCTGGCCAACGGCACCAAGTACGCGCTGGCCTCCAGCGTCTGGTCCGAGAACCACGGCGTGGTCACGCGCGTATCCATGGAACTGGACTTCGGCGCCGTCTGGATCAACTGCCACCAGGTGATCCCCGCAGAAGCCCCGCACGGCGGCTTCAAGCACTCGGGCACCGGCAAGGACCTCTCGGTCTACGGGCTCGAGGACTACACCCGCATCAAGTCCGTCACCACGTCCCACCGCTGATCTGCCCGCTCCAACCGCTAGGTACGCCATGAAACTCGATCTCCTGCTGCGCAACGCCAACATCATCACGATGGACGCGGACCGCCCAAACGCCCACTCGATGGGTGTCTGGCAGGGCCGCATCGTCGGCCTGGACGGCGACGTTGACGGACTGGACGCCGCCGAGGTCCTGGACCTGGACGGCGCCACCGTGACGCCGGGATTCATCGACGCGCACTGCCACACCACCTGGTTCGGGCTGGGCCTGGCCGAGCTGGACGTCTCCGGAGCCCGCGGCCTGCCGCAGCTGTATGCGCTGCTGGAAGCCACGGCTTCGGCTGGAGAATCCGGCGCCGGCTGGCTCCTCGCCACCGGCTTCAGCCAAACGCAGCACGGCGGCGAGTTCCCGGACATCCGGGAGCTGGACCGGATCACGGGGGAGCGGCCGCTGTTCATGCGGCACAACTCCGGACACATGGCGGTGGTCAACACCGCCGCGCTGCGGCTGGCGGGGGCGGAGTCGCCGTCATTCGCGGATCCCGACGGCGGTGTGATCGTCCGGGATGCCGCCGGCAAACCGACGGGGCTGGTGCAGGAGACGGCCCAGGCGCTGATCCAGCAGCTGATCCTGCCGTATTCGATCGGCGACATCGAGGCCGCCATCGAACGGGCTACACGGGTCTACGCCGCGGAGGGCATCACGAGCTTTACCGAGGCAGGCGTGGGCGGCGGCTGGATCGGGCACAGCCCCGTGGAACTGGCCGCCTACCAGCGGGCCGCGGGCACCGGACGCCTGCACGCCCGGGCCCAGGTGATGCCGGTGCTGGATGTGCTGCACCCGCTGGACGGGCACGCCGCGGACGGCCCCGGCCTCGCGGGCCTGGCGCCGGCCGGCCTGGATCTGGGCATCGCCAGCGGATTCGGCAGCGACATGCTCTCGCTCGGCCCGGCCAAGGTCTTCCTGGACGGCTCGCTCCTGGGTGAAACCGCCGCCGTCAGCCACGAGTACTGCAGCCACGGCAGCAAGGACAACCGCGGCAACACCGGCTACT contains:
- a CDS encoding helix-turn-helix domain-containing protein is translated as MHNFEIPGDSPRWGELVERLHGRLDELAELFMERVQEIPEYADNRVSVPELRETARETFRRLVDGLRDHELQRSSRSGGHDSLVRYSSELGAKRARAGISPDALISAVRLDFSILWADLLHLSKPEDAVLLTSHVDQVWRVVDEFATQTHSSYSAERVRMAQEESNIRREFIARLFSKSELSQDTISQASAALVTDPEATFSIVAASGEAASRLRTVAAQGGWPQPSQRLFVHEFGGSTYVFWALNRPHSTGLKPGGPHYLPAGIAGIPCGYVEGFSGLRGLPSAARTAERLALLLRPADRGPLTAAAAWARLAKQQLQDAGLDLWADLESALAECRGGERERLEETVRHFLSTGNITTTAQELFCHRNTILNRLNRFQELTGIDLTVPAQAARLVVAWA
- a CDS encoding MFS transporter codes for the protein MASSAGSATTDLHPAAPRIVDESVTRKVALAALVGTALEWYDFFLFTTAAALVFNAQFFVSQDPFVAAMGSFATLAVGFVARPIGGFIFGALGDKVGRKKILMVTIVGIGIVTGLIGLLPNYMTIGLAAPILLVALRIVQGLAVGGEWSGAVIIAVENAPVEKRARYAALPQIGSPIGTILSSGGFFGMLFLVGQSNFDAWGWRIPFIAAIPLLAISLWIRSRLSESPEFEALMESGETEHAPIRGVLKNSWRQILVGMCSALLGIGGFYLITSFVVFYGTKVLKLPSELLLLGTLLAAALEIGALIWAGRLGEKFGASKVILWGGVASAIVAVPVFLAIDSRNPFLVVAGMMVGVAVLSIPYAVSGTALTALFATKVRYTGVAITSNTAGVISGFVPLIATALVAANGNSYWPGAIILLVVSALTALSGLFLPGLSIEEEGMKH
- a CDS encoding thiamine pyrophosphate-dependent enzyme yields the protein MSTTTAGHLIVAQLERAGIKRVYGVPGESYLDVLDGLHGSSIETVVTRHEGGAGFMALTEGRLTELPGVAMVTRGPGAANAFIAIHTAHQDATPMILFVGLIPVADRGRESFQEFDINAWFGSTAKKVVTLDDAASAARVVDDAIFTALSGRPGPVVIGLPEDVLVHVINEATVEPRKVSRPEPSAADLAGLEARLAAASKPLIVVGGEGWTQESGEALAGWAGRHGIPVLADFRAYDAVPHRSDAYAGFLGYGRSDANAERLDAADLIVFLGCVRGDVLSDGYTRGLAATTVVVNADADLLGHFGRADQHITADVTAFSSALAATASAVQPAAGWFADARADYLKFSSAQPDGGTGVDLGVVMEILKQEMADDAVLTFGAGNHALWPARYLQHNSANSLAAPRNGAMGMGIPAAVAASLAYPGRQVISVAGDGCFMMNGQEIATAMGHGARFIVLVVDNGIFATIREHQEAHYPGRPSGTHMTNPDFAALARSYGGYGERIDKAEDFAAAFRRAVESGLPAVLHLPQDPTTRSPKSN
- a CDS encoding aldehyde dehydrogenase family protein, which codes for MITLKNIINGQAVDAPASLPFFDPSTGVQIGTAPDSDAAAVDAAFQAAAAAFTTYKRTTPGERQALLLQLADLIEANADRLLEAEVACTGKPRAATRELEILRGADQLRFFAGACRVVSGMASTEYVQGFTSTIRREPLGVVAQITPWNYPFMMAIWKIGPALAAGNTLVLKPADTTPWSTVLLGELAQEVFPAGVVNIVCGGRDAGAAMVDHEIPEMVSITGSTRAGAQVMSAASKTLKDVHLELGGKAPAIVFADVDIARTAQEIALSAFFNAGQDCTAVTRVIVEQSIHAEFAAALGAAAAALAVGGEDADLGPLNSAAQLERVEGFMTRLPANATVVSGGKRTGTGYYFEPTVIDGVFQGDEVVCDEIFGPVVTVQPFATEEEAIELANGTKYALASSVWSENHGVVTRVSMELDFGAVWINCHQVIPAEAPHGGFKHSGTGKDLSVYGLEDYTRIKSVTTSHR
- a CDS encoding amidohydrolase, producing the protein MKLDLLLRNANIITMDADRPNAHSMGVWQGRIVGLDGDVDGLDAAEVLDLDGATVTPGFIDAHCHTTWFGLGLAELDVSGARGLPQLYALLEATASAGESGAGWLLATGFSQTQHGGEFPDIRELDRITGERPLFMRHNSGHMAVVNTAALRLAGAESPSFADPDGGVIVRDAAGKPTGLVQETAQALIQQLILPYSIGDIEAAIERATRVYAAEGITSFTEAGVGGGWIGHSPVELAAYQRAAGTGRLHARAQVMPVLDVLHPLDGHAADGPGLAGLAPAGLDLGIASGFGSDMLSLGPAKVFLDGSLLGETAAVSHEYCSHGSKDNRGNTGYFQADPAALRERIEGAYAAGWSIAAHAIGDRAVDLAIDILAGCEATYGPRAVPNRIEHASMTRPEQLAQLAAAGIAVTPQASFFHGGGDGMADSLGPGRLPWAYRAASFLAAGVTLAGSSDRPVADGNVLRGMQAFVDRRTSSGAVFGNPDERLTPYQALAAYTTGAAAATGTLASKGSLVPGKLADFTVLSASPLDAGDISELQVLATAVGGRFTHSTLAAQHAPEQAALQHSSRS